In Equus asinus isolate D_3611 breed Donkey chromosome 13, EquAss-T2T_v2, whole genome shotgun sequence, one DNA window encodes the following:
- the MFAP4 gene encoding microfibril-associated glycoprotein 4, with translation MKALLALPLLLLFSTPPCAPQVSGIRGDALEKSCLQQPLDCDDIYSQGYQTDGVYLIYPSGPSVPVPVFCDMTTSGGKWTVFQKRFNGSVSFFRGWNDYKLGFGRADGEYWLGLQNLHLLTLKQKYELLVDLEDFENNTASAKYAEFSISPNAVSAEEDGYTLYVAGFEDGGAGDSLSYHSGQKFSTFDRDQDLFVQNCAALSSGAFWFRSCHFANLNGFYLGGSHLSYANGINWAQWKGFYYSLKRTEMKIRRT, from the exons ATGAAG GCCCTCCTGGCCCTGCCGCTTCTGCTGCTTTTCTCCACACCCCCCTGCGCCCCCCAGGTCTCCGGGATCCGGGGAGATG ctcTGGAGAAGTCTTGCCTTCAGCAGCCCCTGGACTGTGACGACATCTACTCCCAGGGCTACCAGACGGATGGCGTGTACCTCATCTACCCTTCAGGCCCCAGCGTGCCCGTGCCCGTCTTCTGTGACATGACCACCTCGGGTGGGAAGTGGACG GTTTTCCAGAAGAGATTTAACGGCTCGGTGAGTTTCTTCCGGGGCTGGAATGACTACAAGCTAGGCTTCGGCAGAGCCGACGGGGAGTACTGGCTGG ggctgcagaacctgcaccttctgacGCTGAAGCAGAAGTACGAGCTACTGGTGGACCTGGAGGACTTTGAGAACAACACGGCCTCTGCCAAGTATGCCGAGTTCTCCATCTCGCCCAACGCGGTCAGCGCCGAGGAGGACGGCTACACCCTCTACGTGGCAGGCTTCGAGGACGGCGGGGCAG GCGACTCCCTGTCCTACCACAGTGGCCAGAAGTTCTCCACTTTCGACCGAGACCAGGACCTCTTTGTGCAGAACTGCGCAGCTCTCTCCTCGGGAGCCTTCTGGTTCCGCAGCTGCCACTTCGCCAACCTCAATGGCTTCTACCTGGGTGGCTCCCACCTCTCCTACGCCAATGGTATCAACTGGGCCCAGTGGAAGGGCTTCTACTACTCCCTCAAGCGCACCGAGATGAAAATCCGGCggacctga